A stretch of the Streptomyces sp. NBC_00078 genome encodes the following:
- a CDS encoding carbohydrate kinase family protein: MDDDRPDVLLTGLLFYDLVLTGLGKAPTPGEEIWTAGMGCGPGGIANLAVATSRFGLRTSLATVFGDDFYGEYCRDVLCDQEDIDLSLSRTADGWPTPVTVSLAHGHDRALVTHGQEPPYSQDALMGDPPEARVALVHIEAQPREWLAKAAANGTQIYADVGWDPTQQWSSDLLDQLRICHAFLPNETEAMAYTRTDSALAALGTLSELVPVAVVTRGGDGAVAVDQTTGEYAEVPALDVDVLDATGAGDVFGASFAAASLGGWPLAERLRFAVLAAGLSVRQHGGALAAPGWYGVDRWWRSLTDPELKRAYGFLSDRVPADVGPPVEHAPVTPPARHP, encoded by the coding sequence GTGGACGACGACAGGCCCGATGTGCTGCTGACCGGGCTGCTCTTCTACGACCTCGTCCTCACGGGGCTCGGGAAGGCGCCGACGCCGGGCGAGGAGATCTGGACGGCCGGCATGGGCTGCGGCCCCGGCGGCATCGCGAACCTCGCGGTGGCCACGTCCCGCTTCGGCCTGCGCACCTCGCTGGCCACGGTCTTCGGCGACGACTTCTACGGCGAGTACTGCCGGGACGTCCTGTGCGACCAGGAAGACATCGACCTGTCGCTCTCCCGCACCGCGGACGGCTGGCCCACCCCCGTCACCGTCTCCCTCGCGCACGGGCACGACCGCGCCCTCGTCACCCACGGCCAGGAACCCCCGTACTCGCAGGACGCACTGATGGGCGACCCGCCCGAGGCGCGCGTCGCACTCGTGCACATCGAGGCCCAGCCCCGCGAATGGCTCGCCAAGGCCGCCGCGAACGGCACGCAGATCTACGCCGACGTCGGCTGGGACCCCACCCAGCAGTGGTCCAGCGACCTCCTCGACCAGCTGAGGATCTGCCACGCCTTCCTCCCGAACGAGACCGAGGCGATGGCCTACACCCGTACGGACAGCGCGCTCGCGGCGCTCGGCACGCTCTCCGAGCTGGTGCCGGTGGCCGTCGTCACCCGGGGCGGCGACGGCGCGGTGGCCGTCGACCAGACGACCGGCGAGTACGCGGAGGTCCCGGCTCTCGACGTGGACGTCCTGGACGCGACGGGCGCCGGTGACGTCTTCGGCGCGAGCTTCGCCGCGGCCTCGCTCGGCGGCTGGCCGCTCGCGGAGCGGCTGCGGTTCGCCGTTCTCGCGGCCGGTCTGTCGGTCCGGCAGCACGGCGGAGCGCTCGCCGCCCCCGGCTGGTACGGCGTCGACCGCTGGTGGCGCTCGCTGACCGACCCGGAGCTGAAGCGGGCGTACGGCTTCCTCTCCGACCGCGTGCCGGCGGACGTCGGCCCGCCCGTGGAGCACGCCCCCGTGACCCCACCCGCACGGCACCCCTGA
- a CDS encoding DeoR/GlpR family DNA-binding transcription regulator yields MLAERRHQLILRALRSGGPAAVTDLSEQLGVSPATVRRDLVKLEDDGLLTRVHGGAVVDEGDQPFAEVAEMRVAEKDAIAARAAAMVREGQSVLLDIGTTAFRLARQLHGRRLTVITSNLVVYEELADDEGIELVLLGGMVRREYRSLVGFLTEDNLRQLHADWLFLGTSGVRPGGQVMDTTVVEVPVKRAMIKASERVVLLADSAKFPGTGMAKVCGPEDLDVVVTNTPADPATSASLQEAGVEVVVAGKVQA; encoded by the coding sequence GTGCTGGCAGAACGACGACATCAACTCATCCTGCGGGCCCTGCGCTCCGGCGGTCCCGCGGCCGTGACCGATCTCTCCGAGCAGCTGGGTGTGAGCCCTGCCACGGTCAGACGCGACCTGGTCAAACTCGAGGACGACGGACTGCTCACCCGTGTGCACGGCGGTGCCGTCGTCGACGAGGGCGACCAGCCCTTCGCCGAGGTCGCCGAGATGCGCGTGGCGGAGAAGGACGCCATCGCCGCGCGCGCGGCGGCGATGGTCCGCGAGGGCCAGTCGGTGCTGCTGGACATCGGCACCACCGCCTTCCGGCTGGCCCGCCAGCTGCACGGCCGCCGCCTCACCGTGATCACCAGCAACCTGGTGGTCTACGAGGAGCTCGCCGACGACGAGGGCATAGAGCTGGTGCTGCTGGGCGGGATGGTCCGCCGGGAGTACCGCTCCCTGGTCGGCTTCCTCACCGAGGACAATCTGCGCCAGCTGCATGCCGACTGGCTCTTCCTCGGCACCAGTGGAGTGCGTCCCGGTGGGCAGGTGATGGACACGACCGTCGTCGAGGTGCCGGTCAAGCGCGCCATGATCAAGGCGAGCGAGCGGGTCGTCCTGCTGGCCGACTCGGCCAAGTTCCCGGGTACGGGCATGGCGAAGGTCTGCGGTCCCGAGGACCTGGACGTGGTGGTGACGAACACGCCGGCCGACCCGGCGACCAGCGCCTCCCTTCAGGAGGCGGGCGTCGAGGTGGTCGTGGCAGGAAAGGTGCAAGCGTGA
- a CDS encoding 6-phospho-beta-glucosidase yields the protein MRLTILGGGGFRVPLVYGALLGDRGEGRVTEVVLHDLDAGRLSAVTRVLAEQAAGAADAPTVTATTDLDEALRGADFVFSAIRVGGLEGRANDERVALAEGVLGQETVGAGGIAYGLRTVPVAVDVARRVARLAPDAWVINFTNPAGLVTEAMSRHLGDRVIGICDSPVGLGRRIARVLGGNPKEAWIDYVGLNHLGWVRGLHIAGRDELPRLLADPDLLGSFEEGKLFGVDWLQSLGAIPNEYLHYYYFNREAVRAYQQAEKTRGAFLRDQQAHFYEEMRDPEAHALTAWDRTRAEREATYMAENRESAGAGERDADDLSGGYEKVALALMRAIARDERTTLILNVRNRGTLSVLDAEAVIEVPCLVDANGAHPVTVAPLPEHATGLVCAVKAVEREVLAAAESGSRTTAVKAFALHPLVDSVNVARRLVEGYTDAHPGLSYLR from the coding sequence GTGAGGCTGACGATTCTGGGCGGCGGCGGATTCCGGGTGCCGCTCGTGTACGGGGCGCTCCTGGGCGACCGGGGCGAGGGGCGGGTCACGGAGGTCGTGCTGCACGATCTCGACGCCGGCCGGCTGTCCGCGGTGACCCGCGTGCTCGCCGAACAGGCGGCCGGTGCCGCCGACGCCCCCACGGTGACGGCGACCACCGACCTCGACGAGGCCCTGCGCGGCGCCGACTTCGTCTTCTCCGCGATCCGCGTCGGCGGCCTTGAGGGCAGGGCGAACGACGAGCGGGTCGCCCTGGCGGAGGGCGTCCTCGGCCAGGAGACGGTCGGCGCGGGCGGCATCGCCTACGGCCTCAGGACCGTCCCGGTCGCCGTCGACGTCGCCCGGCGCGTGGCCCGTCTCGCCCCCGACGCCTGGGTCATCAACTTCACCAACCCGGCGGGCCTGGTCACCGAGGCCATGTCCCGCCACCTCGGCGACCGTGTCATCGGCATCTGCGACTCACCGGTCGGGCTCGGCCGCCGTATCGCCCGGGTGCTCGGCGGGAACCCGAAGGAGGCCTGGATCGACTACGTCGGCCTCAACCACCTCGGCTGGGTCCGCGGCCTGCACATCGCGGGGCGGGACGAACTCCCGCGGCTGCTCGCCGACCCCGACCTGCTCGGCTCCTTCGAGGAGGGCAAGCTCTTCGGCGTCGACTGGCTGCAGTCCCTCGGCGCGATCCCCAACGAATACCTGCACTACTACTACTTCAACCGCGAGGCCGTCCGCGCCTACCAGCAGGCCGAGAAGACCCGAGGCGCCTTCCTGCGCGACCAGCAGGCCCACTTCTACGAGGAGATGCGCGACCCCGAGGCGCACGCCCTGACCGCCTGGGACCGCACCCGCGCCGAGCGCGAGGCGACCTACATGGCCGAGAACCGGGAGAGCGCCGGAGCCGGCGAACGCGACGCCGACGACCTCTCCGGCGGCTACGAGAAGGTCGCCCTCGCCCTGATGCGGGCCATCGCCCGCGACGAGCGCACCACCCTGATCCTCAACGTCCGCAACCGCGGCACCCTCTCGGTGCTCGACGCCGAAGCCGTCATCGAGGTCCCGTGCCTGGTCGACGCCAACGGCGCGCACCCGGTCACCGTGGCCCCGCTGCCCGAGCACGCCACCGGCCTGGTCTGTGCGGTCAAGGCGGTCGAGCGCGAGGTGCTGGCCGCCGCGGAGTCCGGCTCCCGTACGACGGCGGTGAAGGCGTTCGCGCTGCACCCGCTGGTCGACTCCGTGAACGTGGCCCGTCGTCTGGTAGAGGGCTACACGGACGCGCATCCCGGGCTGTCGTACCTTAGGTAG
- a CDS encoding glycoside hydrolase family 38 C-terminal domain-containing protein: MHDERRRIEERAERLHNQRIKPAIYAATVPLAVEAWQAPGEPVPFEEAAAAAYEPFAMNTPWGPPWGTTWFRMSGQVPAEWAGRRVETVIDLGFVGDWPGNQAEALVHLPDGTPLKAVNPLNQYVPIANPATGGEQIDYLVEAASNPDILANDFAAPTLMGDVLTAGDKPLYTFRRADLAVLDEEVFHLDLDLQVLRELMVHLAEHEPRRHEILHALDRAMDALDLDDVSGSAAAVREVLAPVLAKPAHASAHTISGVGHAHIDSAWLWPIRETKRKTSRTFSNVTSLADEYDEFIFACSQAQQYEWVRDNYPQVWARIQESVKKGQWAPVGGMWVESDGNLPGGEAVARQFIHGKRFFIEHFGIETKGVWLPDSFGYNAAYPQLAKLAGNEWFLTQKISWNQTNKFPHHTFWWEGIDGTRIFTHFPPVDTYNARFSGEEMDRAVRNYQEKGGGTRSLAPFGWGDGGGGPTREIMERARRLADLEGSPKVVVEHPDAFFAKAREEYPDAPVWNGELYLELHRATYTSQARTKQGNRRSEHKLREAELWATTAALHAPGYAYPYEKLDRLWKTVLLHQFHDILPGSSIAWVHREAEAEYARVAKELEELTAHAVAALGEGGSRVFNTSPFDRSEVVRTPEGLPAYVRVPASGSAPLVAAEPAQPVTADGRVLDNGLVRVEVAQDGTLSSVFDLRANREVLAEQGNLLRLHTDLPNYWDAWDIDKHYRNRYTDLLEPESVTVVEADPLVGAIRIERSFGKGSRITQTVTLRAGSPRIDFETDIDWHEAEKILKAGFPVDIRAPHSSAEIQFGHVQRPTHTNTSWEAARFEVSGHRWVHIAEPGYGVAVINDSTYGHDVTRTVREDGGTTTRVSLSLVRAPRVPDPEADQGRHRFVYSLLPGASIDDAVAEGYALNLPLRVADSAGAPEPVVSVDGEGVTVEAVKLADDASGDVVVRLYESRGGRAQGVLRTGFPLAGAQVTDLLERRLEDADVVDGGVPVALRPFQILTLRLRRS; encoded by the coding sequence ATGCACGACGAACGCCGCCGGATCGAGGAGCGCGCCGAGCGCCTCCACAACCAGCGCATCAAGCCCGCGATCTACGCGGCCACCGTCCCCCTGGCGGTCGAGGCCTGGCAGGCGCCGGGCGAGCCGGTCCCCTTCGAGGAGGCCGCGGCCGCCGCGTACGAGCCGTTCGCGATGAACACCCCGTGGGGCCCGCCCTGGGGCACGACCTGGTTCCGGATGAGCGGGCAGGTGCCCGCCGAGTGGGCCGGCCGGCGCGTCGAGACGGTCATCGACCTCGGCTTCGTCGGCGACTGGCCGGGCAACCAGGCCGAGGCGCTGGTCCACCTCCCCGACGGGACGCCCCTGAAGGCGGTCAACCCGCTCAACCAGTACGTGCCTATCGCCAACCCGGCGACGGGCGGCGAGCAGATCGACTACCTGGTCGAGGCCGCCTCCAACCCCGACATCCTGGCCAACGACTTCGCCGCGCCCACCCTCATGGGCGACGTGCTGACCGCCGGCGACAAGCCGCTGTACACCTTCCGGCGCGCCGACCTCGCCGTCCTCGACGAGGAGGTCTTCCACCTCGACCTGGACCTCCAGGTACTGCGCGAACTCATGGTCCATCTCGCCGAGCACGAGCCGCGCCGCCACGAGATCCTGCACGCCCTGGACCGGGCCATGGACGCCCTCGACCTGGACGACGTCTCCGGCAGCGCCGCCGCCGTCCGCGAGGTGCTCGCCCCCGTCCTCGCCAAGCCCGCGCACGCCAGCGCCCACACCATCTCCGGCGTCGGCCACGCGCACATCGACTCCGCCTGGCTGTGGCCCATCCGCGAGACCAAGCGCAAGACGTCCCGCACCTTCTCCAACGTCACCTCGCTCGCCGACGAGTACGACGAGTTCATCTTCGCCTGCTCCCAGGCCCAGCAGTACGAGTGGGTCCGCGACAACTACCCCCAGGTGTGGGCGCGCATCCAGGAGTCCGTGAAGAAGGGCCAGTGGGCGCCGGTCGGCGGCATGTGGGTCGAGTCCGACGGCAACCTGCCCGGCGGTGAGGCCGTCGCCCGCCAGTTCATCCACGGCAAGCGGTTCTTCATCGAGCACTTCGGCATCGAGACCAAGGGCGTCTGGCTGCCGGACTCCTTCGGCTACAACGCCGCCTACCCGCAGCTCGCCAAGCTCGCCGGCAACGAGTGGTTCCTCACCCAGAAGATCTCCTGGAACCAGACCAACAAGTTCCCCCACCACACGTTCTGGTGGGAGGGCATCGACGGCACCCGCATCTTCACCCACTTCCCGCCGGTCGACACCTACAACGCGCGCTTCAGCGGCGAGGAGATGGACCGCGCGGTGCGCAACTACCAGGAGAAGGGCGGCGGTACCCGCTCCCTCGCCCCCTTCGGCTGGGGTGACGGCGGTGGCGGCCCCACCCGCGAGATCATGGAACGGGCGCGCAGGCTCGCCGACCTGGAGGGTTCGCCCAAGGTCGTCGTCGAGCACCCCGACGCCTTCTTCGCCAAGGCCCGCGAGGAGTACCCGGACGCCCCGGTCTGGAACGGCGAGCTCTACCTGGAGCTGCACCGCGCCACCTACACCTCCCAGGCCCGCACCAAGCAGGGCAACCGCCGCTCCGAACACAAGCTCCGCGAGGCCGAGTTGTGGGCGACGACGGCCGCACTGCACGCGCCGGGCTACGCCTACCCGTACGAGAAGCTGGACCGGCTGTGGAAGACGGTGCTGCTGCACCAGTTCCACGACATCCTGCCGGGGTCGTCGATCGCCTGGGTGCACCGTGAGGCGGAGGCCGAATACGCCCGGGTGGCAAAGGAGTTGGAGGAGCTGACGGCGCATGCCGTGGCCGCGCTGGGCGAGGGCGGGAGCCGGGTCTTCAACACCAGCCCCTTCGACCGATCCGAAGTGGTCCGTACCCCCGAGGGCCTGCCCGCGTATGTGCGGGTGCCCGCGAGCGGCAGCGCGCCCCTGGTCGCCGCCGAGCCCGCGCAGCCGGTGACGGCCGACGGCCGCGTCCTCGACAACGGCCTGGTCCGTGTCGAGGTCGCACAGGACGGAACCCTGTCGTCCGTGTTCGACCTGCGGGCCAACCGCGAAGTCCTCGCCGAGCAGGGCAACCTGCTCCGCCTGCACACCGACCTGCCCAACTACTGGGACGCCTGGGACATCGACAAGCACTACAGGAACCGCTACACGGACCTGCTGGAGCCCGAGTCGGTCACCGTGGTCGAGGCGGACCCGCTGGTCGGCGCCATCCGCATCGAGCGCTCCTTCGGCAAGGGCTCCAGGATCACCCAGACGGTCACGCTCCGTGCCGGCAGCCCCCGCATCGACTTCGAGACCGACATCGACTGGCACGAGGCCGAGAAGATCCTCAAGGCGGGCTTCCCCGTCGACATCCGGGCCCCGCACTCCTCCGCCGAGATCCAGTTCGGCCACGTCCAGCGGCCCACGCACACCAACACCAGCTGGGAAGCGGCCCGTTTCGAGGTCTCCGGCCACCGCTGGGTGCACATCGCAGAGCCCGGCTACGGCGTCGCGGTCATCAACGACTCGACCTACGGCCACGACGTGACCCGCACGGTCCGTGAGGACGGCGGCACGACGACCCGGGTCAGCCTCAGCCTGGTCCGCGCCCCGCGCGTCCCGGACCCGGAGGCCGACCAGGGCCGCCACCGCTTCGTCTACTCGCTCCTGCCCGGCGCCAGCATCGACGACGCCGTCGCCGAGGGCTACGCCCTCAACCTCCCCCTGCGGGTGGCGGATTCGGCAGGCGCCCCGGAGCCGGTGGTCTCCGTGGACGGCGAGGGCGTGACCGTCGAGGCGGTCAAGCTCGCCGACGACGCCTCGGGCGATGTCGTCGTACGGCTCTACGAGTCCCGCGGCGGCCGCGCCCAGGGCGTGCTGCGCACCGGCTTCCCGCTCGCCGGCGCCCAGGTGACCGACCTGCTGGAACGGCGACTGGAGGACGCGGACGTGGTCGACGGCGGCGTCCCCGTCGCGCTGCGGCCCTTCCAGATCCTGACGCTCCGACTGCGGAGGAGCTGA
- a CDS encoding alpha-L-fucosidase: MPMQPWFTDAKLGIFVHWGIYAVDGVQESWSFYDDIVPHDQYMSQLERFTGAHYDPKAWADLFARAGARYAVLTSRHHDGVALWDTKYGDLNLGRDYLTGYAEALREKGLKVGFYYSHSDWSHPDYASTRKPGRPPEQEDNRYSEVAAESEDLDAWERFIAYRDGQVRELASRHRPDLMWFDGEWDRSEEQWRIPELAALIRSYSPDVVFNARMLSEGDFATPEQGAPIVPPDGPWELCLTINDSWGYQHHDHHHKPLAQLIRYFTETIGAGGNLLLDVGPMEDGTIPQPQVERLEGLGEWIRKHAEAVYGTQRGLPPGHHYGPSTLSADRRTLYLTLFDIPRAETGVRGLATGVRRVTVLGTGTELAHRVVGGLHDAVGVLWIDPPAEADLDPYATVLAVELEGELELYRGSGRF; this comes from the coding sequence GTGCCCATGCAACCCTGGTTCACCGACGCCAAGTTGGGGATCTTCGTCCACTGGGGCATCTACGCCGTCGACGGCGTCCAGGAATCCTGGTCGTTCTACGACGACATCGTGCCGCACGACCAGTACATGTCCCAGCTGGAACGCTTCACGGGCGCCCACTACGACCCGAAGGCCTGGGCCGACCTGTTCGCCCGGGCGGGCGCCAGGTACGCCGTCCTGACGAGTCGTCACCATGACGGCGTGGCGCTGTGGGACACGAAGTACGGCGACCTCAACCTCGGCCGGGACTACCTCACCGGCTACGCGGAGGCTTTGCGGGAGAAGGGCCTCAAGGTCGGCTTCTACTACTCCCACTCCGACTGGAGCCACCCCGACTACGCCTCCACACGCAAGCCGGGCCGGCCGCCGGAGCAGGAGGACAACCGCTACTCCGAGGTGGCGGCCGAGAGCGAGGACCTGGACGCCTGGGAGCGGTTCATCGCCTACCGGGACGGCCAGGTCCGGGAGTTGGCATCCCGCCACCGGCCCGACCTGATGTGGTTCGACGGCGAGTGGGACCGCAGCGAGGAACAGTGGCGCATCCCCGAACTCGCCGCGCTCATCCGCTCGTACTCCCCGGACGTCGTCTTCAACGCCCGCATGCTCAGCGAGGGCGACTTCGCCACCCCCGAACAGGGCGCCCCCATCGTGCCGCCGGACGGCCCCTGGGAACTGTGCCTGACGATCAACGACTCATGGGGCTACCAGCACCACGACCACCACCACAAGCCGCTCGCTCAGCTGATCCGCTACTTCACCGAGACCATCGGCGCAGGCGGCAACCTGCTCCTCGACGTGGGCCCGATGGAGGACGGCACCATCCCGCAGCCGCAGGTCGAGCGTCTGGAAGGCCTGGGGGAGTGGATCCGCAAGCACGCGGAGGCGGTGTACGGGACGCAGCGCGGGCTGCCGCCCGGGCACCACTACGGTCCCAGCACCCTGTCCGCCGACCGCCGCACCCTCTACCTCACCCTGTTCGACATCCCCCGTGCCGAGACCGGCGTCCGGGGCCTCGCCACCGGGGTCCGCAGGGTCACCGTGCTCGGCACCGGCACCGAACTCGCCCACCGGGTCGTCGGCGGACTGCACGACGCGGTCGGCGTGCTGTGGATCGACCCGCCGGCCGAGGCCGACCTCGACCCGTACGCCACCGTTCTCGCCGTCGAGTTGGAGGGCGAGCTGGAGCTGTACCGGGGGTCGGGCCGGTTCTGA